The following proteins are co-located in the Candidatus Woesearchaeota archaeon genome:
- a CDS encoding PAS domain-containing protein, which produces MDKKDTPYQGLEGKIIPFGKQPADGMRYQPFELYELMANASSSAMTLIEPVKGDFIYRAANERFLEQLGAESHEVIGSPLSDVWQSSYCNVRNHLITARTGEKVQYDARFAFPNGAERHYEIILHPIKDDRGRVIYLMGEISDITRQKILEESVQRVQRHELEAEVAHMMAHDFRGQLTAIIGNLEVARNYGDPLKIRRCIENAFEVSLQAADQVNQYMTDATDKGKEEEADLNSLVRNSFRIMQGFRKDITIHADLCPDIWGIMANPVNINRMFMNLYKNASEAMTRSGELFVTTWNTVLESRHITGFKARPGEYAAVSIRDTGPGMGPEVSKRAFDLNFTTKREKGGSGLGLYSVFTIVTQHHGMITLSTAEGKGAEFTICLPARAQAAPDKPAQGLVMIVDKNQETLKGAARLLEDLGYRAITAENNFEALHGTLTNKDDMDAILIEADFAGSFTGSLVDSLKLATTPETRILLAGNTDSPRRGRLNIIKPYTSISLRKLFQKAQEGASQG; this is translated from the coding sequence ATGGACAAGAAAGACACACCTTATCAGGGACTTGAAGGGAAAATAATCCCATTCGGCAAGCAGCCGGCTGATGGAATGAGATACCAGCCATTTGAACTATATGAACTAATGGCAAATGCCTCGTCTTCAGCCATGACACTCATAGAGCCTGTAAAAGGCGACTTCATCTACAGGGCAGCCAATGAGAGATTCCTCGAACAGCTCGGTGCAGAGAGCCATGAGGTCATAGGAAGCCCGCTATCAGATGTATGGCAGAGCTCATACTGCAATGTGAGAAACCATCTCATAACCGCAAGGACAGGCGAGAAAGTGCAATATGATGCCAGGTTCGCCTTTCCCAATGGCGCGGAGAGGCACTATGAGATCATCCTGCATCCGATAAAAGACGACAGGGGAAGAGTGATATACCTAATGGGTGAGATATCTGACATCACACGGCAGAAGATCCTTGAAGAGAGCGTGCAAAGGGTGCAGAGACATGAGCTCGAGGCAGAAGTCGCGCACATGATGGCGCATGATTTCAGGGGACAGCTCACTGCAATCATAGGCAATCTCGAAGTCGCAAGGAACTACGGGGATCCCCTAAAAATCAGGAGATGCATCGAGAATGCCTTCGAGGTATCCCTGCAGGCAGCAGACCAGGTGAACCAATACATGACAGACGCGACTGACAAAGGGAAAGAGGAAGAGGCAGACCTCAACAGCCTTGTCAGGAACAGCTTCAGGATAATGCAGGGTTTCAGGAAAGACATAACAATACATGCAGACCTCTGCCCTGATATCTGGGGGATAATGGCGAACCCGGTGAACATTAACAGGATGTTCATGAACCTGTACAAGAACGCATCAGAAGCCATGACAAGGAGCGGCGAACTGTTTGTGACGACGTGGAATACAGTGCTCGAATCAAGGCACATAACAGGATTCAAGGCAAGGCCCGGAGAGTATGCCGCTGTATCGATAAGGGATACAGGGCCGGGCATGGGGCCTGAAGTCTCAAAGCGTGCATTTGACCTGAATTTCACGACAAAAAGAGAGAAAGGGGGATCAGGTCTCGGATTATACTCAGTATTCACGATAGTGACGCAGCATCATGGCATGATAACCCTCAGCACAGCAGAAGGCAAAGGAGCAGAATTCACCATATGCCTGCCGGCAAGAGCGCAAGCCGCACCTGACAAGCCAGCACAAGGTCTTGTCATGATTGTCGACAAGAACCAGGAGACACTGAAAGGTGCAGCGAGATTATTGGAGGATCTGGGATACAGGGCCATCACTGCAGAGAACAATTTCGAGGCACTGCACGGGACACTGACAAACAAGGATGATATGGATGCGATACTCATCGAAGCGGACTTCGCAGGATCATTCACAGGAAGTCTCGTTGATTCACTGAAGCTGGCGACAACACCTGAAACTAGGATATTGCTTGCAGGAAACACTGACAGCCCAAGACGCGGCCGGCTGAATATCATAAAACCTTATACATCCATCTCCTTAAGAAAATTATTCCAGAAGGCACAAGAGGGTGCCTCTCAAGGATAG